One window of Tepidanaerobacter acetatoxydans Re1 genomic DNA carries:
- a CDS encoding class II fructose-bisphosphate aldolase → MIVNLKEILCDCKQKKYAVGSFNVYNYETIKSVIKSSKEMCISTIVAFGEKYYQNMHPKEVYKLVNEMAERERVTVALHLDHCKNIENILLAIQAGFTSVMFDGSMLPFEENIEKTKRVVDIAHAVGVSVEAELGSIKAGAYSSEEGYDEIYTDPDKAKEFIEKTNVDALAVSIGTVHGFYKGEPRINLDILDKIYKKTDIPLVLHGGSGLPEDTVRNCIQRGICKINVNTEISYSVVEKMKKFLLTAEALPHFSELSTIAVEEGSRVVKKYMELFYNK, encoded by the coding sequence GTGATTGTAAATCTAAAAGAAATTTTATGCGATTGTAAGCAAAAGAAGTATGCAGTGGGGTCTTTTAATGTATATAATTATGAAACAATAAAAAGTGTCATAAAATCTTCGAAAGAAATGTGCATTTCAACAATCGTAGCTTTTGGCGAAAAATATTACCAAAATATGCATCCCAAAGAGGTTTATAAACTGGTTAATGAAATGGCTGAGAGAGAAAGAGTAACTGTAGCATTACATTTAGATCATTGTAAAAACATAGAAAATATTTTACTAGCAATTCAAGCAGGATTTACATCGGTAATGTTTGATGGTTCAATGTTGCCCTTTGAAGAAAATATCGAAAAAACAAAACGTGTTGTCGATATTGCTCATGCAGTTGGTGTTTCCGTTGAAGCTGAGCTAGGTTCAATAAAAGCAGGTGCGTACTCTTCCGAAGAAGGCTATGATGAAATATACACCGATCCAGATAAAGCAAAAGAATTTATAGAAAAAACCAATGTGGATGCTTTGGCAGTTTCTATAGGAACTGTGCATGGCTTTTATAAAGGGGAACCCAGAATAAATCTAGACATTTTAGATAAGATTTACAAAAAAACAGATATCCCTCTTGTTTTGCATGGTGGGTCAGGATTACCGGAAGACACAGTTAGAAACTGTATTCAAAGGGGAATTTGCAAAATTAACGTAAACACAGAAATATCCTATAGCGTTGTTGAAAAAATGAAAAAATTTTTATTGACAGCTGAAGCCCTTCCTCATTTTTCTGAATTGTCCACAATAGCAGTGGAAGAAGGATCTAGAGTCGTAAAAAAATACATGGAACTATTTTATAATAAATAG
- a CDS encoding 2-hydroxyacid dehydrogenase, with the protein MPSKKMKALLVGDAMIPVEGFEKATRKYLSDYVEEIYAYNWEENWDRLQERRLIVEKNGPEVEDVLPFIEKAIDAEMLLGLFVPVSKRNMDLMPNLKIVGVARAGLENVNVKEATRRGIIVFNVRGRNAEAVSDFAVGLMIAECRNIARAHHAIKNGIWRKEFSNSDWTPELNGKTVGLVGFGYIGKLVAKKLSGFGVNIIIYDPFVKKEKVEELGFRHVDKDTLFRESDFISLHARLSKDTKNLVSEKELSLMKPTAYLINTARAGLIDQEALTNALKNKKIAGAGLDVFWEEPLPENSEFLELDNVTLTTHIAGTTKEALTRSPELLVRDIEKFLSEGKADFIINPEVLEKENVKKWLKELKV; encoded by the coding sequence ATGCCTAGTAAAAAGATGAAAGCGTTATTAGTTGGAGATGCTATGATACCAGTAGAAGGTTTCGAAAAAGCAACAAGAAAATATCTGTCTGATTATGTAGAAGAGATTTACGCATATAATTGGGAGGAGAATTGGGATAGATTACAAGAACGGAGGTTAATTGTAGAAAAAAATGGTCCAGAAGTGGAAGATGTTCTACCATTTATTGAAAAGGCTATAGATGCAGAGATGCTATTAGGTCTTTTTGTTCCTGTGTCCAAAAGAAATATGGATCTTATGCCGAACCTAAAAATAGTAGGAGTAGCTAGAGCTGGCCTCGAAAATGTTAATGTAAAAGAAGCTACTAGAAGAGGTATTATTGTTTTTAATGTAAGAGGTAGGAATGCTGAAGCTGTTTCAGATTTTGCTGTAGGATTGATGATAGCAGAATGCAGAAATATCGCTAGGGCACACCATGCTATAAAAAATGGGATTTGGCGTAAAGAATTTTCTAATTCTGATTGGACTCCAGAACTTAATGGCAAAACGGTTGGTCTTGTTGGCTTTGGGTATATTGGAAAACTTGTTGCAAAAAAACTTTCAGGCTTTGGTGTAAATATAATAATCTATGATCCGTTTGTTAAAAAAGAAAAAGTAGAAGAATTAGGTTTCCGACATGTCGATAAAGACACTTTATTTAGAGAAAGTGATTTTATTTCACTTCATGCAAGATTAAGCAAAGATACTAAGAATTTAGTTAGTGAAAAAGAACTTTCGTTAATGAAGCCTACTGCCTATCTTATTAATACAGCAAGAGCAGGACTAATCGATCAGGAAGCTCTAACTAATGCATTGAAAAACAAAAAAATTGCCGGAGCTGGCTTGGATGTATTTTGGGAAGAACCACTTCCTGAAAATAGCGAATTTCTAGAACTTGACAATGTTACCTTAACAACTCATATTGCGGGCACCACTAAGGAAGCTTTAACTAGGTCTCCAGAACTTCTTGTCAGGGACATTGAAAAGTTTTTATCTGAAGGAAAAGCAGACTTTATCATAAATCCTGAGGTTTTAGAAAAAGAAAATGTGAAGAAATGGTTAAAGGAGCTGAAAGTGTGA
- a CDS encoding MurR/RpiR family transcriptional regulator, translated as MKKIGIFTDIRVKYNTLSPVQQKIADTVLNSGGDIALMTINDLAEKCNTSETTIMRFLRKLGINSYQVFKVRIAQESSSSPSKIIYEDVEPNDSIEEIKNKVIYSTNTSIQDLADILPDNAIESVVNLICNANRVLFFGVGASGAIAYDAFHKFLRIGLNVSFCNDSHIMSIQGSQTKNKDLIFAISHSGESKEILDAVEIAKKNKAKVVSITSYPNSTLAKMSDELLLSSTSERKYRSDAMVSRIVQLVIIDILYIILVLKYGQEAIENVNKSRLAVAKKKK; from the coding sequence TTGAAAAAAATCGGTATATTTACTGATATAAGAGTAAAATATAATACCTTATCTCCAGTTCAGCAAAAGATAGCAGATACAGTTTTAAATAGTGGTGGGGATATTGCATTAATGACTATAAATGACTTAGCAGAAAAGTGCAACACCAGTGAAACAACCATAATGAGATTTTTGCGTAAACTTGGTATTAATTCCTACCAAGTATTTAAAGTGAGGATAGCCCAAGAATCGTCATCAAGTCCTTCAAAAATTATCTATGAAGATGTGGAGCCAAACGACTCTATTGAAGAAATTAAAAATAAAGTAATTTATTCGACAAACACTTCTATACAAGATTTAGCTGATATTTTACCGGATAATGCCATCGAATCAGTGGTAAATCTAATTTGTAATGCAAATAGGGTGCTGTTTTTTGGTGTAGGAGCATCTGGAGCAATAGCATATGATGCCTTCCATAAATTTTTGCGAATAGGGCTTAATGTAAGTTTTTGCAATGATTCTCATATTATGAGCATACAAGGATCTCAAACTAAAAATAAAGATTTGATTTTTGCTATTTCACATTCAGGCGAAAGTAAAGAGATTTTGGATGCAGTAGAAATAGCAAAAAAGAACAAAGCTAAAGTTGTTTCCATTACAAGTTATCCAAACTCAACTTTAGCTAAAATGTCTGACGAGCTCTTGCTAAGCTCTACAAGCGAACGAAAATATCGTTCTGACGCGATGGTATCCAGAATTGTACAATTGGTAATAATTGATATACTCTACATTATTTTAGTTCTCAAGTATGGACAAGAGGCAATTGAAAACGTTAATAAATCAAGGCTTGCTGTTGCGAAAAAGAAAAAATAA
- the kduI gene encoding 5-dehydro-4-deoxy-D-glucuronate isomerase translates to MLDVRYASSNKDAKSYDTARLREEYHIDGLFKKDDIRLVYSHFDRIIAGSVCPAERELKLEAGKEIGAEYFLERRELGVINIGEKGIVSLDGKDYELGARDGLYVGKGTKDIVFKSIDKSKPAKFYINSAPAHKTFPTVKINIKEANPVTLGSKEELNERTIYQYIHPNVCESCQLLMGMTMLKEGSVWNTMPCHTHDRRMEVYIYFDMADDALVFHMMGEPQETRHIIMRNEEAVISPSWSIHSGVGTQKYTFIWGMVGENQAFDDMDHIDNKDLF, encoded by the coding sequence ATGCTGGATGTTAGATACGCTTCAAGTAACAAAGATGCAAAAAGTTATGATACTGCGAGGCTTAGAGAAGAGTATCATATTGATGGGCTTTTCAAGAAAGATGATATTAGATTAGTATATTCTCACTTTGATAGGATAATTGCAGGTTCAGTCTGCCCTGCTGAAAGAGAGTTAAAACTAGAAGCAGGAAAAGAAATAGGAGCAGAATACTTTCTTGAAAGAAGAGAGCTTGGAGTTATCAATATTGGAGAAAAAGGCATTGTTTCTCTTGATGGAAAAGATTATGAGCTAGGAGCAAGAGATGGACTTTATGTAGGTAAGGGAACAAAAGATATAGTTTTTAAATCAATAGATAAAAGCAAGCCTGCAAAGTTTTATATAAATTCTGCGCCGGCACATAAAACCTTCCCAACTGTTAAAATAAATATTAAGGAAGCAAATCCAGTTACTTTAGGTTCGAAAGAGGAGCTAAATGAACGAACCATATATCAATACATACATCCGAATGTGTGTGAGTCATGCCAATTACTAATGGGTATGACAATGCTTAAAGAAGGCAGTGTGTGGAATACAATGCCTTGTCATACACACGATCGCAGGATGGAAGTATACATTTATTTTGATATGGCTGATGATGCATTGGTATTTCATATGATGGGAGAACCTCAAGAAACCAGACACATTATAATGAGAAACGAAGAAGCCGTAATTTCACCTTCCTGGTCTATTCATTCAGGCGTCGGAACTCAAAAGTACACCTTTATATGGGGAATGGTAGGTGAAAATCAAGCATTTGATGACATGGACCACATAGATAATAAAGATCTATTCTAA
- a CDS encoding TRAP transporter substrate-binding protein has protein sequence MSASYFKKHVLVLVCLLVLFIALSGCGQGPPKGEQDEDTQEETKQETMVLKLAEVQPEDYPTTIGDKEMARIVEEKTNGRIKIDVYAGGQLGDEKSVIEAVQLGGIDFARINSQPLSEFSKYLGVFSMPYLFDDEDHFWRVMNGPIGEEILDGLEKDDMIGLTYYDNGSRSFYNRIREVRTPADMKGMKIRIQQSEIMVELIECLGASATPMPFGEVYSALQTGVIEGAENNYPSYYTTSHYEVAKYFTLDHHTRVPEVVIASKALWDKLSEEDRAIIKEAARASQDVQREAWKQYEKMAEEKVIAHGCIITEVEDMKMWQDAMAPLYDKYAGEYEELIEKIKQAR, from the coding sequence ATGTCAGCATCTTATTTTAAAAAACATGTTTTAGTGTTAGTGTGTTTACTGGTGCTATTTATAGCATTAAGTGGATGCGGTCAGGGGCCGCCGAAGGGTGAGCAGGATGAGGATACCCAAGAAGAAACCAAACAAGAAACAATGGTATTAAAGCTTGCAGAAGTCCAGCCTGAAGATTACCCCACAACTATTGGCGATAAGGAAATGGCAAGAATTGTTGAGGAGAAGACGAATGGCAGAATAAAGATTGATGTTTATGCTGGCGGACAATTAGGAGATGAGAAGTCTGTAATCGAGGCCGTTCAGCTGGGCGGAATAGATTTTGCAAGGATTAATTCTCAACCATTATCAGAGTTTTCAAAGTATTTAGGAGTTTTTTCCATGCCTTACCTGTTCGATGATGAAGACCACTTTTGGAGGGTAATGAACGGCCCTATCGGTGAGGAGATTCTAGATGGATTAGAAAAAGACGATATGATCGGCCTTACTTATTATGATAACGGTTCCAGGAGCTTTTACAATAGAATAAGAGAAGTAAGAACTCCTGCAGATATGAAGGGAATGAAAATAAGAATCCAGCAATCTGAGATTATGGTTGAACTAATTGAGTGTCTTGGCGCATCTGCAACACCGATGCCTTTCGGCGAAGTGTACAGTGCGCTGCAAACAGGAGTAATTGAGGGAGCAGAAAATAACTATCCGAGTTATTATACAACTTCTCACTATGAAGTTGCAAAGTATTTTACGCTTGACCATCATACCAGAGTTCCTGAGGTGGTCATTGCGTCTAAGGCATTATGGGATAAATTAAGTGAAGAAGATAGGGCAATTATAAAAGAAGCGGCTAGAGCTTCTCAAGACGTTCAAAGAGAAGCATGGAAACAATATGAGAAAATGGCTGAAGAAAAAGTAATAGCTCATGGCTGTATTATTACTGAAGTTGAAGATATGAAAATGTGGCAAGATGCGATGGCACCGTTATACGACAAATACGCAGGAGAATACGAAGAGCTGATAGAGAAAATAAAGCAAGCTAGATAA
- the kduD gene encoding 2-dehydro-3-deoxy-D-gluconate 5-dehydrogenase KduD translates to MILEKFDLSGKVAIVTGARTGLGQGMAVGLAEAGADLVIVNHSPMPETENEIKRLGRRCLSIEVELSDIGLIPEIIEKTLNEFNKIDILVNNAGIIRRAPSVEFTEKDWDDVMNLNLKTVFFLSQAAAREMIKNNGGKIINIASMLSFQGGILVPSYAASKGGVASLTKTLANEWAAYNINVNAIAPGYMDTNNTEPIRKDEGRNKSIIERIPAARWGLPEDLKGAVVYLASEASNYVTGHILCVDGGWLAR, encoded by the coding sequence ATGATATTAGAAAAATTTGATTTATCAGGGAAGGTAGCTATAGTAACTGGTGCCAGAACGGGCTTAGGTCAAGGAATGGCTGTCGGACTGGCTGAAGCCGGAGCAGATCTTGTTATCGTAAATCATTCACCTATGCCGGAAACTGAGAATGAGATTAAAAGATTAGGCAGAAGATGCCTTTCTATTGAGGTCGAACTCTCTGATATAGGTCTGATACCTGAAATAATTGAAAAAACCTTAAACGAATTTAATAAGATAGACATCCTAGTAAATAATGCCGGAATAATTAGAAGAGCTCCGTCTGTTGAATTTACTGAAAAAGACTGGGATGATGTAATGAATTTAAACCTAAAGACAGTGTTCTTCTTAAGTCAGGCTGCGGCAAGAGAAATGATAAAAAATAACGGAGGTAAAATAATTAATATCGCATCGATGTTATCATTTCAAGGAGGCATACTTGTGCCATCTTATGCCGCCAGCAAGGGAGGAGTTGCTTCTTTAACAAAAACATTAGCAAATGAGTGGGCCGCATACAATATCAATGTAAATGCCATTGCTCCAGGGTATATGGATACTAATAATACAGAGCCGATTAGAAAAGACGAGGGAAGAAACAAATCTATCATTGAGAGGATACCCGCAGCTAGATGGGGACTTCCTGAAGATTTAAAAGGTGCTGTAGTTTATCTTGCTTCAGAGGCATCAAATTATGTAACCGGGCATATTTTATGCGTAGATGGGGGGTGGCTGGCAAGATAA
- the tilS gene encoding tRNA lysidine(34) synthetase TilS, which yields MDILQHFLETTRKYNMIQKKDKVIVAVSGGPDSVCLLHLFMTFKSELDISLYAAHLDHMFRGRESEEDACFVKTLCDRWGVPLFSENINVPEYVKKSGLSPEDAARRVRYDFFERVKKQTGAQKVATGHNRNDHEETILMNIFRGAGLDGLIGIEPVRDCYIRPLIEIPREDIERYLKHKEIPFRIDATNLTTDYFRNSIRLELMPLIRKKYCPHLGQSLRRLSEIARRDLSFMEQETEKAHANVIRYEPAKVIIDVKKFSKLHEAIKYRLTRLAVENLTGDVKDFEARHAKLLVDFIERALPGSLLDLPKNLQGLKEYEHCILSKEVFDYPADYCYILEVPGEINIRETGITLKAYIETYGEKTKINTEPTIACLDYDKINSNLVVRNRRPGDRFKPLGCIGFKKLKDFFIDEKIPQRKRNQIPIVEAGGNIIWVGGMRIDDRFKVTEETTRVLVLVVQGL from the coding sequence ATGGATATTCTACAGCATTTTTTAGAAACCACAAGAAAATATAATATGATTCAAAAGAAAGATAAAGTCATTGTGGCAGTTTCCGGCGGGCCTGATTCTGTTTGTCTGCTTCACCTTTTTATGACCTTCAAGAGTGAATTAGATATCAGTCTTTATGCTGCTCATTTGGATCATATGTTTCGCGGGCGGGAATCAGAAGAGGATGCCTGCTTTGTAAAGACTTTATGTGATAGATGGGGTGTTCCCCTTTTTAGTGAAAATATCAATGTACCTGAATATGTCAAAAAATCAGGCCTTTCTCCTGAAGATGCGGCACGGCGTGTGCGGTATGATTTTTTCGAACGAGTCAAAAAACAAACAGGTGCTCAAAAGGTAGCCACCGGGCATAATAGAAATGACCATGAAGAAACGATACTTATGAATATATTCAGGGGTGCCGGGCTGGACGGACTCATCGGCATAGAACCGGTTCGAGACTGCTACATAAGACCGCTTATCGAGATACCAAGAGAAGATATTGAAAGATATCTTAAACATAAGGAAATTCCCTTCAGAATCGATGCCACAAATCTTACCACAGATTATTTCAGAAACAGTATCCGCCTTGAACTTATGCCGCTTATAAGAAAAAAATATTGTCCTCATTTAGGACAATCCTTGCGGCGCCTATCGGAGATTGCCAGGAGAGACCTTTCCTTTATGGAACAAGAAACAGAAAAAGCCCATGCAAATGTAATCAGGTATGAGCCTGCAAAAGTGATAATAGATGTAAAAAAGTTTTCCAAGCTGCATGAAGCTATTAAATACCGCTTGACAAGGCTAGCAGTTGAGAACCTTACAGGGGATGTAAAAGATTTTGAAGCAAGGCATGCAAAATTATTAGTGGACTTTATCGAAAGAGCTTTACCAGGCAGTTTGCTTGACCTGCCTAAAAACCTTCAGGGATTGAAGGAGTATGAGCATTGCATTCTTTCAAAAGAAGTTTTTGATTATCCCGCCGATTATTGTTACATCCTTGAAGTTCCCGGCGAGATAAATATACGGGAAACAGGTATTACCTTAAAAGCATATATAGAAACTTACGGCGAAAAAACTAAAATAAACACCGAGCCGACAATTGCCTGCTTAGATTATGATAAAATCAATTCGAATTTAGTTGTAAGAAACCGAAGACCCGGAGATAGATTCAAACCCCTTGGGTGCATTGGATTTAAAAAATTGAAAGATTTCTTTATTGACGAAAAGATTCCCCAAAGAAAAAGAAATCAAATACCTATTGTAGAAGCAGGAGGTAATATTATTTGGGTAGGCGGCATGAGGATTGACGATAGATTTAAGGTGACCGAAGAAACCACGAGAGTTTTGGTTTTGGTGGTGCAAGGGCTTTGA
- the spoIIE gene encoding stage II sporulation protein E, translating into MINRAQLKWYDYLGQKSHESQNTPFASASLKPLAKEVIPVGIIAYLFGMASINGLYPFALSFMAANLLYRKEYILPGIFSFLGTLMAMKSLSSFRYLCAMGIFLLIYNQLNRINWKNEFLFGTAVFVSNMFAGAVFLINRAVSPYDIFLLILESGMACVMTFMISGGMPWIFNEQVQPIERNICMVMLSGVILSIARNFVFLNMNVRDIIGVFLVLLLALANGSGAGAAAGIIVGITGFSLSLSPWSTAIMAFSGLVSGAFNKLGKIGVITGFSLGYLLYNFHVNSIGTLIISPKTLAASFALLLILPQAMIKRVKLYISNPCNDAQIKAYNLEERARDRLHELASLLNDLGGVFKEIFVKDEDRVLPSEYLDSVCRKVQLMICSDCGMRRICWEKELKRTMGAFYTLIKHHEGIYDRKEIPFLFKSRCSQTEKIKEIVKESSNLFKITCQMDNIIKYNQELIQEYFARAADVVEAMAAGAWEEDYEINIDDELLERLSGLDIDVERIYTDYSNNRLCVNIIKHPCENSKQCKTLIPTAVSDALGRKMSTKVVDCPLKSGNSMCRLKITSNGVLDVCVGVAGVAKEGQNVSGDGFSYLELKEGRYMLALCDGMGVGENAARHSEKTLTLLERLSEAGCAQETVLKVTNSAMIAVNRDESFSTIDMVLIDTASGIAKFIKAGAPAGFIKRGTKIEMIKGGSLPLGIIDEISPKITEKTVRPGDMIVMVTDGIIDAFSNGQNGEEMLSRFLRETKTANPQEMAEKVLKKAKEKNSIRDDMTVLAARIWEKKLS; encoded by the coding sequence TTGATTAACCGAGCACAGCTCAAGTGGTATGATTATTTGGGGCAAAAATCGCATGAATCTCAAAATACACCTTTTGCATCAGCATCGTTAAAACCTTTAGCCAAGGAAGTTATACCGGTAGGCATAATTGCTTATCTTTTTGGCATGGCCTCTATAAACGGGCTTTATCCCTTCGCCCTTTCTTTTATGGCAGCAAATTTACTTTATCGAAAAGAATATATACTCCCCGGAATTTTTTCATTTTTAGGCACCTTAATGGCAATGAAAAGTCTATCATCATTTCGATACTTATGTGCAATGGGTATTTTTCTGCTGATTTATAATCAATTAAATAGGATAAATTGGAAAAATGAATTTTTATTTGGCACAGCAGTGTTTGTTTCAAATATGTTTGCAGGTGCGGTATTTTTGATTAATCGTGCAGTTTCACCATATGACATATTTTTGCTTATATTAGAATCAGGCATGGCTTGTGTTATGACATTTATGATTTCAGGAGGTATGCCTTGGATATTTAATGAGCAGGTTCAACCTATAGAAAGAAATATATGTATGGTTATGCTGTCAGGGGTAATCCTGTCTATTGCCAGAAATTTCGTATTTTTAAACATGAATGTTCGTGATATTATAGGGGTATTTTTAGTTTTATTGCTGGCATTGGCAAATGGTTCCGGAGCAGGAGCGGCAGCAGGAATCATCGTAGGGATAACCGGTTTTTCCTTGAGCCTGTCACCATGGTCAACTGCTATAATGGCGTTTTCAGGTCTTGTATCAGGCGCTTTTAATAAACTTGGGAAAATTGGTGTGATAACGGGCTTTTCATTGGGGTATTTATTATACAATTTTCATGTAAATTCTATAGGTACACTTATAATATCACCGAAGACTTTAGCCGCATCTTTTGCATTGCTTTTAATTTTACCGCAAGCCATGATAAAAAGAGTAAAGTTATACATTAGCAACCCTTGTAACGATGCACAAATAAAAGCCTACAATCTTGAAGAACGAGCAAGAGATCGACTTCACGAATTAGCTTCACTGTTAAATGACCTGGGAGGTGTATTTAAAGAGATTTTTGTGAAAGATGAAGACCGAGTTCTACCGTCGGAATATCTGGACTCTGTCTGTCGTAAAGTGCAGCTTATGATTTGTTCGGATTGCGGTATGCGCAGGATTTGTTGGGAAAAAGAACTTAAACGCACAATGGGAGCTTTTTATACATTAATTAAACATCATGAAGGAATATATGATAGAAAGGAGATTCCCTTTCTGTTTAAATCTCGCTGCAGTCAAACCGAAAAGATAAAGGAGATTGTCAAAGAAAGCAGTAATCTTTTTAAGATAACATGTCAGATGGATAATATTATAAAGTATAACCAAGAATTAATACAGGAATATTTCGCAAGAGCGGCGGATGTAGTCGAGGCAATGGCAGCAGGTGCATGGGAAGAGGACTATGAAATAAATATAGATGATGAACTTTTAGAAAGACTTTCCGGATTGGATATAGATGTAGAGCGAATATATACCGATTATAGCAATAACAGATTATGTGTTAACATAATAAAACATCCATGTGAAAATAGCAAGCAGTGTAAAACCTTAATTCCAACGGCGGTATCTGATGCGCTAGGCAGAAAAATGAGCACTAAAGTCGTAGATTGTCCGTTAAAAAGCGGAAATTCGATGTGCCGTTTAAAGATTACATCAAATGGGGTGCTGGATGTATGTGTAGGAGTGGCTGGTGTAGCGAAAGAAGGTCAAAATGTTTCGGGAGATGGATTTTCTTATTTGGAATTAAAGGAAGGCAGGTATATGCTAGCTTTATGTGATGGTATGGGCGTAGGAGAAAATGCGGCACGGCATAGCGAAAAAACACTGACATTGTTGGAACGACTGTCAGAAGCAGGATGTGCTCAGGAAACAGTGCTAAAGGTAACCAATTCGGCCATGATTGCGGTTAATCGCGATGAAAGCTTTTCAACTATAGATATGGTTCTGATTGATACAGCAAGTGGGATAGCAAAATTTATTAAAGCCGGTGCACCGGCAGGATTTATAAAACGTGGTACAAAGATAGAAATGATTAAAGGCGGCAGCCTGCCTTTAGGAATAATAGATGAAATTTCTCCTAAGATTACCGAAAAAACAGTGCGGCCGGGCGATATGATAGTAATGGTAACAGATGGAATCATAGATGCATTCTCAAACGGACAAAATGGCGAGGAAATGCTCAGCCGATTTCTGCGTGAAACAAAAACAGCTAACCCTCAAGAAATGGCTGAAAAAGTTTTAAAGAAGGCAAAGGAAAAGAACAGCATAAGGGACGATATGACCGTCCTTGCGGCAAGAATATGGGAAAAAAAGTTAAGTTAG
- a CDS encoding nitroreductase family protein, protein MEELYNSIFRRKSIRKYDVSPLPPDTLSEIKQYASNVKPLVPTIKTDFSYLTAENVKNPLPIKAPHYICIYSEKAEHYLMNAGFMLQQVDLYLSAKSIGSCWLGMAKPASRALLKMNGMDFVIMLAFGNAAEPLHRASISEFKRKAQNEISTLSEASDILNAVRLAPSATNSQPWFFTGNAEKIQVHRVKLGIAKAAINDKFNQIDIGIALCHLYIAASVKGKNVEFLYDKSDEDKAPKGYEYMMTAVLY, encoded by the coding sequence ATGGAGGAGCTATATAATTCAATATTTCGCCGCAAATCTATCCGAAAATATGATGTAAGTCCGCTGCCGCCTGATACGCTTTCAGAGATAAAACAGTATGCGAGCAATGTCAAGCCGCTTGTGCCAACAATCAAAACAGATTTTTCTTATCTGACCGCTGAAAACGTCAAAAATCCTTTGCCCATAAAGGCGCCTCATTATATTTGCATCTATTCCGAAAAAGCAGAGCACTATTTAATGAACGCAGGTTTTATGCTGCAGCAAGTCGATCTTTATTTATCTGCAAAGAGTATTGGTAGTTGCTGGCTGGGTATGGCAAAACCCGCAAGTAGAGCTTTGCTCAAGATGAATGGTATGGATTTTGTTATAATGCTTGCCTTCGGAAACGCTGCAGAACCATTACATAGGGCAAGTATATCGGAGTTTAAACGAAAAGCTCAAAATGAAATAAGTACATTAAGCGAAGCTTCCGACATTCTAAATGCCGTACGCCTTGCTCCATCTGCAACAAACAGTCAACCGTGGTTTTTCACGGGAAATGCTGAAAAGATACAGGTCCACAGAGTTAAGCTGGGAATTGCTAAAGCTGCTATAAATGACAAGTTCAATCAGATTGATATTGGAATTGCTCTATGCCATCTTTATATAGCCGCAAGTGTAAAAGGTAAGAATGTTGAATTTTTATATGATAAAAGTGATGAAGACAAAGCACCCAAGGGTTATGAGTATATGATGACTGCAGTGCTATATTAA